Proteins encoded within one genomic window of Bacillus sp. 1NLA3E:
- a CDS encoding recombinase family protein: protein MKHVAIYLRRSRDEEGKGIEKLLEGHEKALKDLCKQYNCSYEVFKEIASSSTIENRPQMVKLLDRIKQYHFDAVAVMDIDRLSRNEYDSNDIKRILYETETLILTPTRTYDLHSDDDSLLVGVSSLIAAQEYKMIHRRMRRGKRHLQMQGVWTDGAPPLGYSKDNITKKLKTNEHANTIKYIFESIVNGKTIPQIVSKLNEKAIRTRGGFSFRYNSVLRIIKNDCYKGTNISNKLIGKHNGNKPMSEWIIIDNAHTAIVSEEIWNKANKIVNKPFFKSPRAKNKIYPTSNLIYCANCGKLQGCNTRPDGRIYIKHCPCGNRSARYEKVLKTIKNDILETCREHLHTLLASQIDFGLENNNDEKEQLSKAIQRIEKALANIDILFEEGEIDLPTYRQRKTGRQNELLELKKQSALLVSNTEKINSIKLRLKLFEILKDEWDLWSEERINKALHTLILAILWKRDNQGKCFINIIYRSFD, encoded by the coding sequence ATGAAGCATGTAGCCATTTATTTAAGACGATCAAGAGATGAGGAAGGGAAAGGCATTGAGAAGCTTTTAGAAGGTCATGAGAAAGCCTTAAAAGACTTGTGCAAGCAATATAATTGCAGTTATGAGGTATTCAAGGAAATTGCGTCATCTAGTACAATTGAGAACCGGCCACAAATGGTAAAATTATTAGATCGTATTAAGCAATACCATTTTGACGCTGTAGCAGTAATGGACATTGACCGCTTGTCGAGGAATGAGTACGATAGCAATGATATTAAACGCATTCTATATGAAACAGAAACACTTATATTGACACCAACACGCACATATGACTTACATAGCGACGATGACAGCCTACTAGTGGGTGTATCAAGCCTAATAGCTGCACAGGAATATAAGATGATTCACAGGCGAATGAGAAGAGGTAAGAGACATCTTCAAATGCAGGGGGTTTGGACAGATGGGGCTCCTCCCCTTGGTTATTCTAAGGATAACATTACAAAAAAATTAAAGACTAACGAACATGCTAACACAATAAAATATATTTTTGAGTCAATTGTCAACGGTAAAACCATTCCTCAGATTGTTTCAAAATTAAATGAGAAGGCCATTCGGACCCGTGGCGGCTTTTCGTTTCGCTATAATTCGGTTCTCCGCATCATTAAAAACGATTGTTACAAGGGCACTAACATATCTAACAAACTAATTGGCAAACATAACGGTAATAAACCAATGAGCGAGTGGATTATCATTGATAATGCACACACAGCTATTGTATCAGAGGAAATATGGAACAAAGCAAATAAGATAGTAAATAAACCTTTTTTTAAGTCCCCAAGGGCAAAGAATAAAATTTATCCAACTTCAAATCTTATCTATTGTGCCAATTGTGGTAAGTTACAAGGGTGTAACACAAGACCAGATGGTAGGATTTATATTAAACACTGTCCATGTGGTAACAGGAGTGCTAGATACGAGAAAGTACTAAAAACAATTAAAAATGACATCTTAGAGACTTGCAGAGAACACCTACACACTCTTTTGGCTTCACAGATTGACTTCGGCTTAGAGAATAACAATGATGAAAAGGAACAGCTCTCAAAGGCAATACAAAGGATTGAGAAAGCACTCGCCAACATAGATATTTTATTTGAAGAAGGCGAGATTGATTTACCAACATATCGACAACGTAAGACAGGACGACAGAACGAACTATTAGAACTGAAGAAACAGTCGGCTTTATTAGTCAGTAACACCGAAAAAATTAATTCAATTAAACTGAGGTTAAAATTGTTTGAGATACTCAAAGATGAATGGGATTTATGGTCAGAAGAACGCATTAACAAGGCACTTCACACGTTAATTCTTGCCATACTTTGGAAAAGAGATAATCAAGGGAAATGTTTTATTAACATCATATACAGGTCATTTGATTAG
- a CDS encoding YolD-like family protein, translated as MAIRDRGIVKWQAAFQLPELVKSQRDFWHDTKRIRKPIIIDEQETEEFDLRIFYSMEYNHSVKLKVWDDGFTHDIYGRVHYVDPITHELSIEVKKGEFERVSFDNVVGVKVVD; from the coding sequence ATGGCGATACGTGACCGAGGTATAGTTAAATGGCAGGCTGCTTTTCAACTGCCAGAGCTTGTTAAAAGTCAGCGAGATTTTTGGCATGACACTAAACGAATAAGGAAGCCAATTATTATTGATGAACAAGAGACCGAGGAGTTCGATCTGCGAATATTTTACTCGATGGAATATAACCATTCAGTAAAGTTGAAAGTTTGGGATGACGGATTTACTCACGATATTTATGGTCGAGTTCATTATGTGGATCCAATTACGCATGAACTAAGCATTGAAGTGAAGAAGGGTGAATTTGAACGAGTTTCGTTTGATAATGTAGTCGGAGTAAAAGTCGTTGATTAG
- a CDS encoding type I restriction endonuclease subunit R: MTKIPHNDEAEVERRLIEVLGEGHNQWNYRPDLKSEEDLWKNLRQKITQNNLSEIGEHPISNKEFDTIKTELLSKTRTPFEAARWLKGENGISRITIEREDVSLGSMSLVLYSNQDIGGGISTYEVVHQIAKQKAIVDGRDRRFDVTLLINGLPIAQIELKQVGAKDGVFQAYNQIKKYAEEGMFRNNIFSTLQLFVISNEQTTRYFANAMPKDMHKKFVFSWRTTDNRKVENLYEFVKQVLNIPDAHRLIANYTIVSEDQDNKVLMVLHPYQIHAIEALFTSAMKHESGYVWHATGSGKTLTSFVSTKLLARKPGVDRTIMLIDRKDLDNQTTSEFTKFASEFNTGISSGKAKSNSLIVGTGSAKELSDTLLSDTNSNTVIITTRQKLEAALRYAQKQEEQKGTQRFKKLMGQHIVFVVDECHRALSAEGMEVIKEFFPNSTWFGFTGTPIFDVNKKQAKGRLARTTHDQYGEVLHTYTIKNALDDGAVLGFQVEHEDTIEPTSLNNYIFNQLRQNEKYVNFSDDEINDMIDQMDGIEKEVYLEPSSFESDDHIQKVIHKIFRPDNAYTKFDFQNGRPQKSAILTTSSIDMAKRYYHAIKEMTRDPEWLAKKFAGHPIRTGRTIEDPDFPRIAITYSMQENEDNSKQIQDEMKAIIKDYNDYYHTAWSIEDIDRYNGDINNRLARKKAEFKEFGKQIDLVIVVERLLTGFDAPTMQTLFVDRNLSYANLIQAFSRTNRTYPGKTKGLIVTFRKPSTMEQNVKDATKLYSEAQEESNLVYPTYDESKKRFKKANKVLTKLVPNPTDINEHSPLEIRIEFVKAFQELNNAYEALVTYDDYNDDMEKSTALQEQVKTLEEYIGVYNTVKGSLVDEGGEVGPGPDFSGIEFYGENEIKIYDIDSTYIDRLLGTYSANNKNIRDEIEKALQKLKKSEIVKDVYRAILNAIDTKEIDSEEDILVVKRRFFTEAYNKAIEEFANTWFVDENELHLSAIQYVLGTDPIPNIGGIINSKQFDKYKAVHSDAKPLKYGPEMKRQWRKTLEEIIVPLADELR, translated from the coding sequence ATGACAAAGATACCACATAACGATGAAGCTGAAGTGGAACGTCGCCTGATCGAAGTACTAGGAGAAGGGCATAATCAGTGGAATTATCGTCCAGATTTAAAATCAGAGGAAGACCTATGGAAAAACTTGCGCCAAAAGATTACGCAAAATAACTTATCAGAAATTGGGGAACATCCCATTTCTAATAAAGAATTTGACACTATAAAAACAGAATTACTATCGAAAACACGGACACCCTTTGAAGCTGCCAGATGGCTTAAAGGGGAGAATGGGATCTCACGGATAACAATTGAACGTGAAGATGTATCTCTGGGTTCAATGTCGTTGGTGTTGTATTCCAATCAAGACATTGGTGGCGGAATCTCTACATACGAAGTGGTTCATCAGATTGCAAAACAAAAGGCAATCGTTGATGGTCGTGATCGTCGATTTGACGTGACACTCTTAATCAATGGGTTGCCAATTGCCCAAATTGAATTGAAACAGGTCGGTGCCAAAGACGGAGTATTCCAAGCCTATAATCAAATCAAGAAATACGCAGAAGAAGGGATGTTTAGAAATAATATCTTTTCTACTCTTCAGTTATTTGTCATTTCCAACGAACAAACGACTCGCTACTTTGCCAATGCGATGCCAAAAGACATGCATAAGAAATTTGTCTTTAGCTGGCGGACCACAGACAATCGAAAAGTAGAAAATCTCTATGAATTTGTGAAACAAGTCTTAAATATTCCAGATGCACATCGCTTGATTGCCAATTATACGATTGTGAGCGAGGACCAAGACAACAAAGTCTTAATGGTGTTACACCCGTATCAAATTCATGCGATTGAAGCTTTGTTTACATCTGCCATGAAACATGAATCCGGATATGTTTGGCATGCGACTGGTTCAGGAAAAACGTTGACAAGTTTTGTTTCTACGAAGTTATTAGCTCGCAAACCAGGTGTAGATCGTACAATTATGCTCATTGACAGAAAAGACTTGGACAATCAAACTACGAGTGAATTCACTAAATTTGCTTCCGAATTTAATACCGGTATTTCTTCTGGTAAAGCCAAGTCTAATAGCTTGATTGTGGGAACTGGAAGTGCGAAAGAGTTAAGTGATACTCTATTATCTGATACTAATTCTAATACAGTGATTATTACCACTCGTCAAAAATTAGAAGCTGCCTTGCGCTATGCCCAAAAACAAGAGGAACAAAAAGGCACCCAGCGCTTTAAGAAACTAATGGGGCAACATATTGTCTTTGTCGTAGATGAATGTCATCGTGCGTTAAGTGCAGAAGGGATGGAAGTGATCAAGGAATTTTTTCCTAATTCCACATGGTTTGGGTTTACAGGTACACCAATATTTGATGTAAACAAGAAACAAGCTAAAGGCCGATTAGCTCGCACCACTCATGATCAATATGGAGAAGTCTTGCACACCTATACCATTAAGAATGCGTTAGATGATGGGGCTGTTTTAGGGTTCCAAGTAGAGCACGAAGATACGATCGAACCAACATCATTAAATAATTATATTTTTAATCAACTTCGTCAAAATGAAAAGTATGTCAATTTTAGTGATGATGAAATTAACGATATGATCGATCAAATGGATGGAATAGAAAAGGAAGTATATCTTGAACCATCTTCTTTCGAAAGTGATGATCATATTCAAAAAGTCATTCATAAGATTTTTCGACCAGATAATGCCTATACCAAGTTTGATTTTCAAAATGGCCGCCCACAAAAGTCTGCCATTTTAACTACAAGTTCCATTGATATGGCAAAACGCTACTATCATGCAATCAAGGAAATGACCAGAGACCCAGAGTGGCTGGCAAAGAAATTTGCTGGACATCCGATTCGTACGGGGCGTACGATTGAAGATCCAGATTTCCCACGGATTGCTATCACCTATTCGATGCAAGAAAACGAAGATAATTCCAAGCAAATTCAAGATGAAATGAAAGCAATTATCAAGGACTATAACGATTATTATCACACTGCATGGTCAATAGAAGATATTGACCGATATAATGGCGATATCAACAATCGCTTAGCTCGTAAGAAAGCAGAGTTCAAAGAATTTGGAAAACAAATTGACTTAGTAATTGTTGTAGAGCGCTTATTGACTGGATTCGATGCACCAACGATGCAAACGTTATTTGTGGATCGTAATTTAAGTTATGCCAATTTGATCCAAGCATTTTCTCGAACCAATCGTACCTATCCAGGAAAGACAAAAGGTTTGATTGTGACATTCCGGAAACCTTCGACCATGGAACAAAATGTGAAGGATGCAACGAAGTTATATTCTGAAGCACAAGAGGAATCTAATCTTGTGTATCCAACTTATGATGAATCGAAAAAACGCTTCAAAAAGGCTAACAAAGTGCTAACAAAGTTAGTTCCAAATCCAACCGATATTAACGAACACTCACCACTTGAAATCCGGATTGAATTTGTGAAAGCATTCCAAGAATTAAACAATGCCTATGAAGCTTTAGTTACGTATGATGATTACAATGATGATATGGAGAAATCAACAGCACTTCAAGAACAGGTGAAGACCTTAGAAGAATATATTGGTGTATACAACACGGTTAAGGGTTCATTAGTAGATGAAGGGGGCGAAGTTGGACCGGGTCCAGATTTCTCAGGCATTGAATTCTATGGAGAAAATGAGATTAAGATCTATGATATTGACTCAACCTACATTGACCGATTATTAGGAACGTACTCAGCCAATAATAAGAATATCCGTGACGAGATCGAAAAAGCACTTCAAAAACTGAAGAAATCAGAAATTGTTAAAGACGTCTACCGTGCGATTTTAAACGCTATTGATACCAAAGAAATAGATTCAGAGGAAGATATTCTTGTTGTGAAACGACGCTTCTTCACTGAAGCCTATAATAAAGCGATTGAAGAATTTGCAAATACTTGGTTTGTAGATGAAAATGAGCTGCATTTATCCGCGATTCAATATGTGTTAGGAACAGACCCTATTCCTAATATTGGGGGAATCATCAACAGCAAGCAATTTGATAAGTATAAAGCTGTACATTCAGATGCAAAACCATTGAAATACGGACCAGAAATGAAACGTCAGTGGAGAAAGACATTAGAAGAAATCATTGTACCTTTGGCTGACGAATTAAGATAA
- a CDS encoding type I restriction-modification system subunit M, with the protein MAELNSKLFSAADNLRSKMDASEYKNYLLGLIFYKYLSDKLLEKVVEIADESLEEYNTQEKQTKLYRDLLADEDIKNDLIETLVDTLGYDIEPEYLFTVLTNQAKQNTFQLNNLNKAFIDLSSKYDQFNGLFDDVDLKSKKLGSDDQQRNITITEVLKKLNDVDVLGHNGDVIGDAYEFLIGQFASEAGKKAGEFYTPHEVSDMMARIAAIGQEDKKLFSVFDPTMGSGSLMLNIRNYINHPENVKYHGQELNTTTYNLAKMNLILHGVDKEDMRLRNGDTLNKDWPTDEPYTFDSVLMNPPYSAKWSADDTFLDDSRFNRYGKLAPQSKADFAFLLHGFYHLKDTGTMAIVLPHGVLFRGAAEGVIRKKLLEDGSIDTVIGMPANLFFGTSIPTTVIILKKNRATRDVLFIDASNDYSKGKNQNKLSKENIDKIVETYKKREDVEKYAHVATFDEIKENEFNLNIPRYVDTFEEEAIVDMAAISSTIQDIRKEKAELESSLFDMISSLQFDEKNAEWIKGALEVFNREK; encoded by the coding sequence ATGGCAGAATTAAACTCAAAATTATTTAGTGCCGCAGACAATTTGCGAAGTAAAATGGATGCATCAGAATACAAAAACTACTTATTAGGATTGATCTTTTACAAGTACTTATCTGATAAGTTATTAGAAAAAGTAGTTGAAATAGCAGATGAATCGCTAGAGGAATACAACACACAAGAAAAACAAACTAAATTGTATAGGGATTTATTAGCAGATGAAGATATAAAAAATGACTTGATTGAAACGTTAGTGGATACATTGGGCTATGATATTGAACCAGAGTATTTATTCACTGTATTAACCAATCAAGCTAAACAAAATACGTTTCAGTTGAATAACTTGAATAAAGCCTTTATCGATTTGTCTTCGAAATATGATCAATTCAACGGATTGTTTGATGATGTGGATTTGAAATCAAAAAAACTGGGATCAGATGATCAACAACGAAACATTACCATTACAGAAGTACTGAAGAAACTAAATGATGTCGATGTGTTGGGACATAATGGTGATGTCATTGGGGATGCCTATGAGTTCTTGATTGGTCAATTTGCCTCAGAAGCTGGTAAGAAAGCTGGAGAGTTCTATACACCTCATGAAGTATCTGACATGATGGCTCGTATTGCCGCAATAGGTCAAGAGGACAAAAAATTGTTTAGCGTATTTGACCCAACCATGGGATCAGGTTCCTTGATGTTGAATATTCGAAACTATATTAACCATCCCGAGAATGTAAAGTACCATGGACAAGAACTAAATACAACGACCTATAATCTAGCGAAGATGAACTTGATCTTGCATGGTGTTGATAAAGAAGATATGCGTTTACGCAATGGGGATACATTGAACAAAGATTGGCCCACAGATGAGCCTTACACCTTTGATTCTGTCCTTATGAATCCCCCCTACTCTGCAAAATGGTCTGCAGATGATACATTCTTAGATGATTCACGTTTCAATCGTTACGGGAAGTTAGCGCCACAATCAAAAGCAGACTTTGCCTTTCTTTTACATGGGTTCTATCATTTAAAAGATACGGGAACAATGGCAATCGTATTACCACATGGGGTACTGTTCCGTGGAGCTGCAGAAGGCGTGATTCGTAAGAAATTATTAGAAGATGGAAGTATTGATACCGTGATTGGCATGCCAGCAAATTTATTCTTTGGGACATCGATTCCAACAACAGTCATAATCTTGAAGAAAAATCGTGCCACTCGTGATGTTTTATTTATTGATGCAAGTAATGACTATTCGAAAGGAAAGAACCAAAATAAACTTTCCAAAGAAAACATTGATAAGATTGTCGAAACGTATAAGAAGCGAGAAGATGTGGAGAAATATGCCCACGTCGCAACCTTTGATGAAATAAAGGAGAATGAGTTCAATTTAAACATCCCTCGATACGTAGATACCTTTGAAGAAGAAGCGATTGTTGATATGGCTGCAATTAGTTCAACAATCCAAGACATTCGAAAAGAAAAAGCAGAACTAGAATCTAGCCTATTTGACATGATTTCTTCTCTACAATTTGATGAAAAAAACGCAGAATGGATTAAGGGTGCATTAGAGGTGTTTAATCGTGAAAAATAA
- the comGB gene encoding competence type IV pilus assembly protein ComGB, which yields MNKKWSNQQQALFLQRTGELLSRGYSLSEAIDSLAYYFPAARKKDINQCIVELREGYPLYQILTNLHFNKNLIGYVYFAEQHGGLAEAFKEGSTIMLKRSQDVQRLMRMLYYPAILIFITAILFYFVEQVLLPKFTSLFQSMDLKQNLFTRVIYFFGDMVPYFLTFLLGLTIILFLYYIFRIRRQSPLDRRNQMVKIPVIGSFCKLLYTHYFSVQMSYLLSGGLSVLEALRMFEKNLEQPFYGQICLEMRGRLSKGDNLEMIISSFSVFEKDLSHIVKHGQEKGKLSQELSFYSKHCVMVLEEKTERWIKTIQPILYMIIGLLIVSMYLAILLPMFHLLDGI from the coding sequence ATGAATAAGAAATGGAGCAATCAACAACAAGCGTTATTTTTGCAAAGAACGGGTGAATTACTTTCAAGGGGATATTCTCTTTCTGAGGCTATAGATAGCTTGGCCTATTATTTTCCAGCAGCCAGAAAGAAGGACATTAACCAATGTATTGTGGAATTGCGAGAAGGTTATCCACTGTACCAAATTCTTACCAACCTTCATTTCAATAAGAACTTGATAGGGTATGTTTATTTTGCTGAGCAGCACGGTGGATTAGCTGAGGCTTTTAAAGAAGGAAGCACAATTATGTTAAAACGAAGCCAGGATGTTCAGAGATTGATGAGGATGTTGTATTACCCTGCGATACTAATCTTTATAACAGCCATCCTGTTTTATTTTGTCGAACAAGTATTACTTCCGAAATTCACCTCTCTGTTTCAATCAATGGATTTAAAACAGAATTTGTTTACCCGTGTCATATATTTTTTCGGTGACATGGTCCCATACTTTTTAACGTTCCTTCTGGGTCTCACCATTATTCTATTTTTGTATTATATTTTCCGCATACGGCGTCAGTCACCACTCGACCGAAGAAATCAAATGGTGAAAATTCCTGTTATTGGTTCGTTTTGTAAATTGTTGTACACTCATTATTTTTCGGTTCAAATGAGCTATCTATTATCGGGTGGATTATCAGTTTTGGAAGCGTTGAGAATGTTTGAAAAAAATCTTGAGCAACCTTTTTATGGGCAAATTTGCTTAGAAATGAGGGGGAGGTTATCGAAGGGGGATAATTTAGAAATGATTATTTCCAGCTTCTCTGTTTTTGAAAAAGACCTTTCCCATATTGTCAAGCATGGTCAGGAAAAAGGAAAACTATCTCAAGAGCTTTCCTTTTACAGTAAGCATTGTGTGATGGTTTTAGAGGAAAAAACAGAAAGGTGGATAAAAACAATTCAACCTATTCTTTATATGATTATCGGTTTATTAATAGTGTCAATGTACTTAGCTATTTTGCTACCAATGTTTCACCTATTAGACGGAATATAA
- a CDS encoding DUF4145 domain-containing protein has product MAKTVQPTYYSGAFNCPRCDVLCPQNWFSIDRQAQNLPETIINKIDEESRTISIQQYNRSLMNGHENQLNWKLDISICHHCKKYTIWENRKIIFPFETALPEPHEDMPQNVQGIYREAVNVFKDSPRASAALLRLAIETMIPQLEEYQIKKSKINTMIAELVKKDIPEHIQQGIDAIRIYGNEGIHPGEIVLNDDQETVMFLFDLINIMVEELITRKKKIRKFYGKLPVDKIKGILNRDKVTEDSK; this is encoded by the coding sequence ATGGCTAAAACAGTACAGCCAACATATTATAGCGGTGCATTTAATTGTCCAAGGTGTGACGTTCTATGTCCCCAAAATTGGTTTTCAATAGATAGACAGGCACAGAATTTACCTGAAACAATAATAAACAAAATAGATGAGGAATCAAGAACTATTAGCATACAGCAGTATAATCGCTCGTTAATGAATGGACATGAAAATCAGCTTAATTGGAAACTGGATATAAGTATCTGCCATCATTGCAAAAAATACACAATTTGGGAAAATAGAAAAATTATTTTTCCCTTTGAAACAGCGTTACCTGAACCACATGAGGATATGCCTCAAAATGTACAGGGTATCTACAGAGAGGCTGTGAATGTGTTTAAGGATTCACCAAGGGCATCAGCTGCGTTACTTCGATTAGCTATTGAAACCATGATTCCTCAGCTTGAAGAGTATCAAATAAAAAAGTCGAAAATCAATACTATGATTGCAGAGCTGGTGAAGAAGGATATTCCAGAACATATTCAGCAGGGAATTGATGCTATTCGCATTTATGGCAATGAGGGGATTCATCCAGGTGAGATTGTTTTAAATGATGATCAAGAAACAGTAATGTTTCTATTCGATCTTATCAACATCATGGTGGAAGAACTAATAACGAGGAAGAAAAAGATTCGAAAGTTTTATGGAAAACTACCGGTTGATAAAATTAAAGGGATCTTAAATAGAGATAAAGTTACAGAGGATAGCAAATAA
- a CDS encoding toll/interleukin-1 receptor domain-containing protein: MVYTVQEVRALTPIRNSVEKLAERPDLDLRDVFLCHAWDDRKGVAKELHDLLESKGVSVWFSEKDVGLGVPLLRAIDKGLAKSRVGLVLVTPALLSRLQTEGIADKELSVLLSGERLIPIVHGTTYEALREVSPLLGSRSGLSTAEEPIEDVVTKLAELVTI, encoded by the coding sequence GTGGTGTACACGGTTCAAGAAGTTAGGGCACTCACACCAATCCGCAACAGCGTCGAAAAGCTGGCAGAGCGACCTGACCTTGACCTTAGGGACGTCTTCCTCTGCCATGCATGGGACGACCGGAAGGGAGTCGCCAAGGAGCTGCACGATCTGCTTGAGTCAAAAGGTGTCTCCGTCTGGTTCAGCGAGAAAGACGTTGGCCTCGGCGTGCCGTTACTTCGTGCAATAGACAAGGGCTTGGCGAAATCGCGAGTCGGGCTTGTGCTGGTGACCCCTGCGTTGCTAAGTCGCCTCCAAACAGAGGGTATTGCCGACAAAGAACTTTCGGTACTCCTCTCTGGAGAGCGGCTCATCCCGATTGTTCACGGCACAACGTATGAAGCTTTACGCGAAGTCAGTCCTTTGCTCGGTTCGCGAAGTGGTCTGAGTACTGCCGAAGAACCGATAGAAGACGTGGTGACCAAGCTTGCAGAACTTGTCACCATTTAA
- a CDS encoding restriction endonuclease subunit S produces the protein MKNNHTPEIRFSGFTGDWEERKFGDMYDVVSGYAFKMSDYVQVGVPIVNGESIQHGSISAKNLNFLPEEFSDKYQNFILDTGDIVLGLNRPITNGNLKIAQVPKDLHGALLYQRAGKIIILNNSNINFSYQLLGKEVSKFVLKEAVGSDQPFISTTKLKQWLICVPTLEEEQTKIGNFLKQLDDTISLHQQELTTLKQTKQGFLQKMFPKEGESVPEVRFPGFTRDWEQRKLNEVAEIIGGGTPSTDVQEYWDGDIDWYSPVEIGKETYAFGSQRKITALGLKKSSAKVLPANKTMLFTSRAGIGDMAILKKDGATNQGFQSLVVNKNYDIYFIYSMGYKIKEFALKYASGSTFLEISGKILGKMDLFVPPLEEQSKIGNFFKQLDDTIALHQHELDSLKETKKAFLQRMFV, from the coding sequence GTGAAAAATAACCATACACCAGAAATACGATTTTCAGGATTTACTGGAGATTGGGAAGAGCGTAAGTTTGGGGATATGTATGATGTAGTTTCTGGCTATGCATTTAAAATGAGTGATTATGTTCAGGTGGGTGTCCCCATAGTTAACGGCGAGTCAATTCAGCATGGAAGCATTTCTGCTAAAAACTTGAATTTTCTTCCGGAAGAATTTTCAGATAAATATCAAAATTTTATTCTTGATACTGGTGATATTGTATTAGGTCTAAATCGACCAATTACAAATGGAAACTTAAAAATTGCTCAAGTACCAAAGGATTTACATGGTGCACTACTGTATCAAAGAGCGGGAAAAATTATTATTTTAAATAACTCTAATATCAATTTTTCATATCAATTGCTTGGAAAAGAAGTTTCAAAATTTGTATTAAAAGAAGCTGTTGGATCGGATCAGCCGTTTATTTCTACCACTAAATTAAAACAATGGTTGATTTGCGTTCCTACTTTAGAGGAAGAACAAACCAAAATTGGTAACTTCCTTAAGCAACTCGACGACACGATTTCCCTTCATCAGCAAGAACTAACCACCCTCAAACAAACAAAACAGGGATTCTTGCAAAAAATGTTTCCAAAAGAAGGGGAGTCCGTACCTGAGGTTCGGTTCCCAGGATTTACTAGAGATTGGGAACAGCGTAAGTTGAATGAAGTAGCTGAAATTATTGGTGGGGGAACGCCAAGCACGGATGTCCAAGAATATTGGGATGGTGATATTGATTGGTATTCACCTGTAGAAATTGGAAAAGAAACATATGCTTTTGGTAGCCAAAGAAAAATAACTGCACTTGGATTAAAAAAGAGTTCTGCCAAAGTACTGCCTGCGAACAAAACTATGTTGTTCACCTCTCGTGCTGGAATAGGAGATATGGCTATCTTAAAGAAAGATGGAGCTACAAACCAAGGCTTTCAATCTTTAGTAGTAAATAAAAATTACGATATTTATTTTATTTATTCTATGGGATATAAAATAAAAGAGTTTGCATTAAAATATGCATCAGGATCAACCTTTTTGGAAATATCAGGAAAAATATTAGGGAAAATGGATCTATTTGTACCACCATTAGAAGAACAATCTAAAATAGGTAACTTTTTCAAACAGCTAGACGACACTATAGCTCTTCATCAACATGAATTAGATTCCTTGAAAGAAACGAAAAAAGCATTCCTACAAAGGATGTTTGTCTAA
- a CDS encoding helix-turn-helix domain-containing protein, whose protein sequence is MEDLARRIGDLIRQLRKNKGFTQEDLADQASLHETYIGKIERGEKNLSLESLVKISKAMDISLGEFFNMVEPNIENTNNVLYELIDLLKDRSLEEQTDFLTITKTFTKMLDRK, encoded by the coding sequence ATGGAGGATTTAGCTAGAAGAATCGGTGATTTGATTAGGCAGCTTAGAAAGAATAAAGGGTTTACTCAAGAGGATTTAGCAGACCAAGCATCATTGCATGAGACATATATTGGAAAAATTGAACGGGGAGAAAAAAACCTAAGCCTAGAAAGTCTAGTAAAAATTTCAAAGGCTATGGATATTTCATTGGGAGAATTCTTCAACATGGTTGAGCCAAATATAGAAAATACTAATAATGTTCTATATGAACTTATTGATTTGCTTAAGGATAGGAGCTTAGAGGAACAAACAGATTTCTTAACGATCACTAAAACGTTCACAAAAATGTTGGATCGGAAATAA